TTGTTAACAAATTTATAGGATAAAatgattattaataaatattaagaaaatataataaaattagttgaatttaatgaataataaaattgatattttgatttaactattaaaattaaaatggtaaatttataaaaaatgctcaaaatagaagaaaaaaatcaaCTTTTATGAGACAAATGTAGTATTTTATACTAATTCGTAAGGCTCTTTAGTTTCAGCCATGCAGCATCTTAATAGCATGCAAGTAATTCACctaaaatgaattaatttctGTGGTTAATTACAATAATACACTTCTTGATtcattttattaaacaattaacttgtctttaattatcttaaaacaAAGAACTTAAAATAGCAAAatgccaaaaaaaatgaaagcaaACATGTCCAAAATTATATTCATCAGCCTTCTTGTAGCTAGAATTCAAAATGCGCAAAATCAAACTATGCTAAATTTCACTTCATACATAAAAACAGAGCATCTTATAGAATAATTTAAACTATTCTATTCAGGCAGTGGAATGTGAGCTAAATCCTCTCTATAAGGCAGACGATCCATTTCCAATGGATCATTAGATTTGGGTAACCCGCCTTCCATTTGGGTCGGACCATCCTTCAATGGCTCAATAAAAGTTACTGCACTGTCTTTTCTAAATGTAAGATAAATTACTGCAATTATATACATTGCCATCAGAGGAAAAACTACAATTCCAATCAAAACATTCCCAAATTTTGGTAAATTGTTGTCGATTAGCCAACCCACAAAGGCTGTGCTTAGGTAATATATGTTTATTCCAATAATTCCTAGACCCAATATCCATGAGATCACTATTATCTGcacaagaaattaaaaataaaccgTAAATTTTGAATCGTCGTCTTAAGAACTGtgagattttaaatttgatcTTGAGAcggatttaaattaaaaagaaaaggttATTTACTTAATTTATGTGTCCAAAATGACTTACAACAATTGAATTCTTGTGTGGCCCCATCTTAGTAGAGCTACTACTGAACTTAAGAAGTGGCATAAGAGCAAATGGAAGTTCAAATGAGAGTATCATCTGCAATAAGATTTCATACATTGGTTAgctggttcggtttgattttaatggtaaaaaaataatatatactctATTGACACGAGGTGGATCGAAACAATGAAAAATCAAccaatttgattaatttggttttgtgataaatatttcaatttttttaatatatattaagttCGGTTcgagtttttaaaaaatgaacttttgtgtttggtttggttttggttcgtttGAACTGGATGCACAACCCTAGTTGTAGTTTGTGATTCCGACTATAATAAATACCGATGCGATGATTATGAGACGGCCAGCTCCCTGTGATCCACCGATGATCGAAACGATAAGACTAGGCGTGATGGCAATGCACCTAGTCAATAAGTTCCTAACCCATTTTCTCATCTTAAGATCCAAGAAACCCTGAAAATTCAATTTAcacaatatcaaaaataaagctgattaattgatttattatacaatgttttaaataatacaaaaaaaaaatcacctgCATAATATACTGTCCTGCATAAGTGCCTGTTATGGTGGAGCTTTGCCCTGAGGCTAATAGCGCAATAGCATAAAGGGTAGAGCTTGATTTTCCCAACACATTCTGtttttaaccaaataaaaaatattaatcattcttaatttgcaaaataatttaatgagaTATGTaaccatttaaattaattacgGGGACTGAGGGGACTCTGCAAAGCAAACTAAGCAGTCAATAGACAAAACAAATGATATTATAACATCTCTTTAAGATAATAACAATTATTGTAATTTCAGAGAAATTCATTAagataatttcttttaatatatttcatgTATTTGGCAATTGGCAGATGTAGGGTGATTAGACAGTcggtttgattaaaaattgatcggtttaactaaaattgaattaatcaaattattctAATTTAGCTCAAACGactgaaattgctaaattaAGTTAGAGCAAAGGCGAGATAGGTTAACTCAAGTGAAAAGAACATCCCACCTAAGACCACCAAGTCTTGGATTAGAGTGATAGTGGCAATGAGAGGGAACTCTTTAATTtccttttaaaaggaaaaaaggaataaaaaaaatgggaATTTTTTTAGGTAGATTCAGTCTACGTCATCCGTAAACTGAGCCAATAACATTATAATACCTTATTAAAATGagagtatttttgtaattttattttttatttttttatatttttaaataataatattataagaatatccTGATTTTAGTGAGGTGTTATAATGTTATTGGCTCAGTCCACAGATGActaaaaaattctcaaaaaatGAACCAACTAAAGTAACGGAAGTCTGAACTAGATTATAACATTGAACCGTCGGAAGTTGGTAGATTCGATTAAAGTGATAAAAATGTATAagataattatacaaattaataaTATTCGATTAATTTAGTTAACCCAATTTTAAAAACTCTTAATGATAATCGATCTATATTTTTTACAGTATTAAGCAGACCGACAAACTATCCAAATTAACCAATAATTTTGACCGATTCAAGCGAAATAAATTGATTAATTCAGTTTAATGGAATGTTTGTTGACCTTTGAATGGAGAAAGTTGATGTAAGAATTTGTGATTAATTATGCACAATGTTAAGTAAAAAGTTCACCTGAAGAAGGAAAGAAGCAGAATTAAGGGTGATATCACTGCATTGATCAGCAGtctgttttgaaatgttttgggCTGTGCAAACAGTGCCAGATACAGATATCACTGccacatttattaaaaatgctACAAACAATGCAAATCCACTTTCTATCAGGAAATAGCGACACGCGTCCTGCAATACAATTAACGACCACCGATtgattagaaaaagaaaaacaattaaacgACACCGAATCATATACAATAGTAGTATGTGTTTTCTTACATTGATGCCACGAACTGAATTGGGTACTTTTCTAGATAGCACAAGAGCCGAGTGCAGAAACAGGTTGTGCCTGtccaaatttattaaaagaggTACTAATAAGAATTTACAATCAGAATTAAATTATATAGAGAATATCATAAATTTAACCTATATTTAAGTTTAATAAAGATCAATAGATTTTGATATTCTTACTatcaaaccgaactgaaataTCAAATGCACATCTATACATAATCAAAAGATGTATGAAAGATGATTTATAGCTTACGGCATGATAAGGGCACCGAGTAGGGCAATGGCGTCACCGGTGGCTCCATGACCGGAGAGTTTGGGGACGAACATGCCCTTGATGACACCGGATGCTGGTGGCTTCACATGGCTCATTTCGCCAAAGAAACATCCGGCCATCACAAACACCAGTATTGCTATTAGCATTTCTAGTTTCCTTACCTGTCCACAttcaaaattgtaatttattgaattttaaaaatacagataAATATGTTTGAGTtggatttttcttttatgaatttGTTTGAGTTAGATTCAATgaataataaattcaatttctttgtaaatttaatactaaaattaagatttaagtagcaatttgcctcCTCAATTTGTAAGCATtggcaattaacatataaattaattttatgggcaAATCAATCATGAACTTGCTGATTATGGGCCATTTTGATCATTTGctccctcaacttgtaagctaattgtttttcaattggcaatttgcccctcaATCGAGTAAAAGTggtcaatttaaaaatttaggctAGAATTGAAAATGCAAAATGTAAAATTGGTGATCTTGCGGTCCATGAAAAATTCATGAGTCTATCTAATGAGATGTTAGAAAATCTaacataattttctctctcttctcattTTTATAGCATCTGATTGGATATGTTCATATATATTTCATGAGGCGAGTTTAGGTAGGAATTTtccattattaaaaaaagataaaaggtcggtttttgaaatattttgccttttttaaatattaattgtaaTATTATATGCTATCTTCTTATCTTcttcttattttattatattttttgaaaagagCTTCTTCTCTTCTTAAATTAACATCTGCAATCTGACCTTTTTTAATGATAGTATTGGATAATTAATCTTAGGAAGCCAAGATGTTGAAGCTTAATTAAAATGTTGTATACTAATAGATTAGCATAATTGTCAGTAGTTGGTActagaaaacaaaaaattagcTTCATTGGTTGACTGAATTATTGAAGTACTAAAATAGGAAGCAATTTAATACAACAAAAATGTTATGGGATTAGTATGTATTTAACACCTTATAACATAAACTATATAAGCGACAAATCCCCTTGCAttattttaatgtaattttcTTAATTGTAGCAGGAGGCTATTCAATGTGGACTGCCTAACCAAttgaaaatttcataaatgaaattttatttttctatattatgaCTGGTTGGACCACtatataactttttataaattgttacgTATTGAGTCACATCAACATGCATCTAATGATCTAATGGACTGACGTCTAGGAAATgaataattcattttatatattaaatgtaATACCAATAAGCATCAAAACACGAATTCATAAAAAACAAAAGGCCAAACCTCTAAAAATTACTAAATCTTTAcaatttttatgaattatgaacaaattttttaaaattagtaaaaataacctattttaatatattatgtttttttatagccattttttaAATCGGTTCGgatttttattatgattaaacCTTTTATTGTAACACAACacttaaatatttgatattttattgtgattaaatctTTTTTAATCTTATATACATGGTTGCCATGTTGGCAAAAAATCGGTTTGATTCGAATTTGACTATAAAATGAACATAATATGCAAAAACGGGTTATATTTgctaattttgaaagatttgtcataactgacaaaaatcgtaaaggtttgatatttttagaGAGTTTGgcctaaaaaaaaatcaacacaaaacacgtaatttaatctttatatacatatatatgtttGGATCCAAAAATTTCATCTAAAGGAACATTTATTtcaagctttttttttttatttcaagttaaaaatcaaaatagaaatgaaaatgagaatgaaaaggaatgaaaatgaaaatgaactTCAAAGTTTCCATTCCTAAATAAACTTTGCATATATTTGGATTCATTCCTCTTTTGAATTTTAACCAACAAAACACCCGAGAGATTATTACGTAGATTCAGTATATCACATAATCCCTAGACTAGCTTATCACTTTataacacgttattaaaatattggcactattgtaatttgtttattacttttttacacttttacatagtaatattacgatagtgtcattattttaatggcgtgtcataatatgatagattTAGTCTAtaaatgacgtggtagaccgagtctacctaataATTTCTCCAAAACACCCTCTAAATTATACTTCCTTTCAGGATTCAAAAGTTTATAATGTACATGTTAAATAGAACAATTCTTTAATTTGGATCTATATTacctaattttcaaaaataaattaattagtctAATTAATCTttgattattcaaattaaatcatgatataaatttatatcaaaataaaaagtgatttCGAGTATTAAGTTTAGTTGcaagtatttaataaaaaaaatggtcttttaaatttataaatttatgtggCATTTAagacgaattaaatccaaattttataattttatgttaaataattttatttatttatttttgaccTAATTGCAGAAACTACTTTCGAGTCTATTTAATTGTAATTACTCAAATTAAATCCATTTAATTATCCGGCATATTTAAATACGAAAAAAAAGTAATCTTTCAAATAAATAGTAATTAGGAAATGATTAACTACCCCATATTTCTGCAATCCAAGAAGGAGAAGAGTGCTAACACCAGTACAAAGAACTCCAACCCACACTGGGAtgttgaataaaatatttagtgCAAAAGCCGTCCCGATCACTGTCCAAATACAATAACGAAATTAATATAATCTATATTAATTAAGCAAATTATTAGATAAGTTAAACTGATATAATGAATAAAAACAAAGGAGAAGCTATATGTAAGAGaaataaatagttaattaaaaaatgaagagAAAGATAAAGAAATGTGCCTTCGGGGATATCGGCAGCAATGACAGCAACCTCAGCTAGCAACCATAAGCAATACTTTACAAATTTTGGATATTCTGCCTTACATAATTCTGACAGATGCTTTCCTGATATTTCATTACCATACATGCAATTATTAACCAATTAGGGTTTTCTACCATCTATAGCTCAACTCTAAACGACATCGTCTTACCCGTGCTTACACCAAGATTTGCAGCAAGTGATTGAATTATAAGAGCAAAGATGAGGCCAATAAGTATAACCCAAAGCAACTGCAAATTCATTAACAAATGCATGTGAGTTGATGAATTGTTTCTGATGAATTTGAtgtttctttatttattacctCAAAACCATGGTCAGCTCCTGCTTGTAAATCAGTTTCCACTGTTTCATATTAAGAAGAGATGATTAACAAATTTCAAAACTAATTTACGCATACCGAAACGAAAGATGAAGACTTACAGTTGCCAGGATCAAGATAAGCTAGTGAAACCAAGAAACCAGGTCCCACAAATGATAAGAACTTTCTCCATCCAGGTTTCTAATTAATGAAAACAAGTTTAagagtattaattaattaattcctcAAAATTTAAACCACATTAAACTAAGAAACGCACCTGGGTAGTTGGTTGCTCTTTTCCGTCTAAAGAAAGAGCAGCGATGCGGTTGCTGGATCCTCCCCATGAAGTTGGCACTGTATCTTGCTGCTGATGAGTGTTGTCAACTGCTCGCTCCATTTTTCGTATTTGTGTCTGTGTTTGATGAAATGAAGCGGTGTGTGAGTTTATTTATAGGACTTAATTGTTGGGTTGAGGACAGTATTAGCAGTCCATCTATTTCTTCACCATTTGGCTTCTATTCGGTGCACTTCTCATACACGCAGACGCAGGTCAACtgtcttctttttttaatactaTAAACTATTCTATCGTTTTCACTTTTCCCACTACATTTTAAATTCTTGATTCCTCTTTTATTTCTTTCCAATAATTTGCTCCTCAATTTCAGAATAATTATCTACTTTGGAGTATTTtcattaaactttttaaaattattaaattttttaatttaacaagTTTGACAattaatatttatctaaaaataataatttgacaataaataaaattttaatggactttttatattttaaatttaaagtggACACTAATAATGACTCCACAAATAAAAACCATTTTTAttctctattttatttttcaaatgatagaattttaagtttcaaaatataaattaattattttattttaaaatatcatatttttttatttttagtataaaaactgaataaataaataaattaaaaataaaaataaattttattattaatatttgatgttttataattgtttataaaataacataaaataaaaattaatcttggaaatcaattaaattaaattaatattattttattattataatttgtaaaaataaaataaaataaaaagtcaaTATTAGAAAATCTATCAgaataaaattagaaatatcactctttattttcaaaatactctttattttataaaagatgCACTTTATTTTAATGAGTAACATTGAAAATTCTCTTACTCTTTCATACAGTACTtttaaaaaggcttaatcaccaaaatatatcaaatctatacgttttgtgtcaattatagccaaacttttaaaaatcaccagatttagccaaactttatatgttctgtttcttttttagccatttttaaatcgaaccggttttATTGACACCATGCCGTCCACGTCAaacaattggctggcatgacagctgaattatttaaattaggtttgctataactgacacaaaagaaataggtttggtatttttaagtgaataaaactaattttaaaattaaataattaaatgattaattatattataataaaattcatatatatttaaaaaaattctaaattcaataattaataaattaattatatcatttataaaatttatatatatttaaaaataaataatatttcctttttaatactaattaaaattaattttaatttttcactaaaactaattaaatctaataaatttatattataatatattgtaatgaatatgtaattaaaaaaatgaattaatgtattacttagaaattaatgttgaattgAATTTGGTGAAAGcgtttaatgttcatgatgattttgaacttgatttattatctttaatgttgttgagatcttgtaTTGACTGGgtttaagtaataaataaaatagttatgtgtaaattaaggtaaatTTTTTGCTATGCCGAGCAAAATaacatatgcgtttatgcttataaatatcatgatatatattgattacaccacaatgagcttcacttttaaaaaaaaaagtgaaaaaaaattacactcatcctttaaataagcagtctattcagtgattctttttatgtttatgtgtgtacatagttgaattatgaacattgtcgtatgtttgttgtgtatattactctcagattgttcatcggaagacgaacaattgggtctcaaacggcaGCGGTGTCAACGAACCGacgaataatatttttaaaaaataaactttaagatgaatatgacatttttttgtttttaatagaatttaaattaattatatatccatcaaatatgtaaaataaattttggtaaaaaatagattaattttaattagcattaaataaaaaatattatcttttaaatataagaattttattataatataattaatcatttaattatttaattttataattagttttattcacctAAAAATAGCAaaactatgcattttgtgtcagttacaaccaaaactaatttaaatatttcagctgtcatgccagccaattTCTTAGTTAgcagtgacgtggacgacacgatgtcagaaaaaccggttcgattcaaaaatagttaaaaaaaaaccgaacatataaggtttgactaaatatggtgatttttaaaggtttgg
This region of Mercurialis annua linkage group LG1-X, ddMerAnnu1.2, whole genome shotgun sequence genomic DNA includes:
- the LOC126670555 gene encoding metal transporter Nramp7.2-like, whose protein sequence is MERAVDNTHQQQDTVPTSWGGSSNRIAALSLDGKEQPTTQKPGWRKFLSFVGPGFLVSLAYLDPGNLETDLQAGADHGFELLWVILIGLIFALIIQSLAANLGVSTGKHLSELCKAEYPKFVKYCLWLLAEVAVIAADIPEVIGTAFALNILFNIPVWVGVLCTGVSTLLLLGLQKYGVRKLEMLIAILVFVMAGCFFGEMSHVKPPASGVIKGMFVPKLSGHGATGDAIALLGALIMPHNLFLHSALVLSRKVPNSVRGINDACRYFLIESGFALFVAFLINVAVISVSGTVCTAQNISKQTADQCSDITLNSASFLLQNVLGKSSSTLYAIALLASGQSSTITGTYAGQYIMQGFLDLKMRKWVRNLLTRCIAITPSLIVSIIGGSQGAGRLIIIASMILSFELPFALMPLLKFSSSSTKMGPHKNSIVIIVISWILGLGIIGINIYYLSTAFVGWLIDNNLPKFGNVLIGIVVFPLMAMYIIAVIYLTFRKDSAVTFIEPLKDGPTQMEGGLPKSNDPLEMDRLPYREDLAHIPLPE